ttattttttattaataacaatgactatgagtaaataggcagcaaataaaactggttagctattatctaattcctaaaccTCCCTCTTTAACTCAccgcaccctccacccacacaagatagacaaacacagaggggaaagaggggtggaaaAAAAATACAAAAAGTGAGAAGGAGAAAAGTCTGTTTCAGATGGATGTTTTCCAGTACATCCTTTAATCTCggccttcagttggaggtttttgCTTTCCATCGGTAATTGTTTTCACGGTAGATTCATCCGGAGCTCAAAACATCTGCAGATTTAGAAACCGCAGGAAAGAAACTTTTTGGAGAGAggaacagacagacagggagacgagacagagcaagagagagagtcgAGACAGAGACTCACAGCTTCTTCGCTTAACGTCCAGGAGGGTTCCGATTCCTGTGTCCTCTAAAAATCTCCCGACGGACTGAAgccaatcactgtctgttgccaggcagaatacggTCTTTGGCCAATCCATTAGCCAACCACTCAAAACCGAATCCCTCCcaagtgccagaaagtctgagttcttctgttaaaAAGGTAAATCTTCAAAAGCGCAGTGAACTATTTTGAGGTCCTCACTTCCTCTGCCCAACTTAAAAGGtttatgtccattaaatatccatgggtcAAAATGTTAACCACAAAAGTAAagaaataggaaacaaagaaatcacCAGGAAGGGTCCTTACAGGGTGAAAATGTTATTTATTAGCcaagataaaataaatgtccttcatcagcttttgtggatcatttcagtggaaatgtgctctcccaggctcaaagagcatcagcccactggaagcaaagttgtgagattggccagtccagcagaaagaaactgtccgaccctcccacttcaccaagtgtcagaatgaacatggttcagtcctggatgtgattaacagcagcaataacagcaaaatccaacccctgtcatcacttgtgaactcgctggtgtctctgcaggtgggacgactgagtgaatcctttcccacactcagaacaggtatacggcctctccccagtgtgaactcgctggtgtttctgcaggtgggataactgactgaatcccttatcacacatggagcaggtaaacggcttctccccggtgtgaactcgcttgtgcttCCACAGGCTTGAAGAATGactgaatcccatcccacattccgtgcaggtgaacggtctctccccggtgtgaactcgctggtgtgtccgcaggttggatgactTCCGAAACCTCTttgagcagtgagagcagctgtatggtctctcctcagtgtgagcgCGCTGATGAATCATCAAATCTGCAGCACGTTTGAAGccgctcccacagtcagagcatttaaagggtctctcattggtgtgagtgacgttgtgtctcagcaggctggatgactgactgaatcccttcccacacactgagcagatgaacggcctctctctgATATGGACTCGCTGGTGTAAACACAGCTTGGATGACTTACGAAACTTAAAGggcctctcattggtgtgagtgacattgtgtctcaGTAGGgtcgatgactgagtgaatcccttcccacacacagaacagctgaatggtttctctccagtgtgaatgcgctgatgaATATCCAGTGCAGATGGAGATTTGAatgctttcccacagtccccacatttccacggtttctccatggtgctgatgtccttgtgtctctccaggttcgatgatcagttgaagcctcgtccacacacagaacacgtgtacggtctctccccgctgtgaatggtgtgatttttttttcaggctgtgtaactggttaaagctctttccacagtcagtgctctggaacactctcactcgggtgtgtgtgtctcggtgcttttccagtcacactgatgtttaaaatcttttaaagccgacagaacagacaaacatttctccttcgagattcaaagtccgatgatattcaggtcccgatgaatcgagtgactctaagATCTTGCTATGacatttggtttgagatttctgtctggaaATCCTCACCTTCAAATAGCCTGGAAAAATAACTTAGAAAAGTAATCACTTAGTACAGGATaataattcagaacagacaattctagcttctctggaacattctttcctctcattccccaaaagctgtaaatctccatcccacacactctccctccattctcactctgctgtatctaatattcaccctcccaattctcctgaaggtgctgattcagactGATTGACAGATCCCGGCTCACTGCTTCCAGTCCTGGACTccgagacctgaaaatcttcatgcaggttaGCAGACAGATATTTGTCTGTATTACTGGACTAAAAATGTGTTCAATGGATAGCATTGTTTCTGTTGGTTTGTCATTGATTGTGAAATTGATGCCTATGGAGGGCAGTCAAGCAATGATGATCAATAATTTCTAAATAAAATTGGATGGATGCTGCagggtttgtcatgtgagagtacctttaagaaatgggtgtttataaatgggtgtgtatataaatatctgtggtgagagtagaacatagaacattacagcgcacttcagccctcgatgttgcgccgacctgtgaaaccactctaaagcccatctacactattcccttatcgtccattggtcgatccaatgaccatttgaatgcccttagtgttggcgagtccactactgttgcaggcagggcattccacgcccttactactctccgagtaaagaacctacctctgacatctgtcttatatctatctcctctcaatttaaagctatatcccctcgtgctagacatcaccatccgaggaaaaaggctctaactgtccaccctatccaatcctcggatcattttgtatgctcaattaagtcacctcttaaccttcttctctctaacgaaaacagcctcaagtccctcagcctttcctcataagatcttccctccataccaggtaacattctggtaaatctcctctgcaccctttccaatgcttccacattcttcctataatgcggcgaccagaattgcacgcaatactccaaatgcagccgcaccagagttttgtacagctgcaacatgacctcatggctcctaaactcaatccctctaccaataaaagctaacacaccatacgccttcttaacaaccctctcaacctgggtggcaactttcagggatctatgtacatggacaccgagatctctctgctcatccacactgccaagaatcttaccattagcccagtactctgtcttcctgttattccttccaaaataaatcacctcacacttttctgcattaaactccatttgccacctctcagcccagcgctgcagcttatctatgtccctctgtaacttgtaacatccttccgcatggtccacaactccaccaactttagtgtcatctgcaaatttactcacccatccttctacgccctcctccaggtcatgtataaaaatgacaaacagcagtggccccaaaacagatccttgtggtacaccactagtaactgaactccagtctgaacatttcccatcaaccaccaccctttgtcttcttccagctagccaatttctgatccaaactgctaaatcaccctgaaccccatgcctccgtattttctgcagtagcctactgtggggaaccttatcaaacgctttactgaaatccatatacaccacatcaactgctttaccctcatccacctgtttggtcaccttctcaaagaactcaataaggtttgtgaggcacgacctacccttcacaaaaccgtgttgactatctctaatcaaattattcctttccagatgattatacatcctatctcttataaacctttccaagattttgtccacaacagaagtaagggtagctttaagaaatgggtgtttactactgcagtgatgtcatagagtgggtggagctgggctgtctgtcagctttttacttttgttttcggctatttgctgcagggtgtgttttagttttgttttcagtgttggagctgaagccagacagagcaggtgtactgttgatctctctgccatgaaaagagtatctcttgatcatttggtgaattcaaaattataaatgttctcagtagtgagtgtaaacctaatgtgcttctggtaaaaagtgttttaagtcttatggatgttaaaaggaaagcttaaagggttacttagtgttgtattcttttggtgttgtatttgaattgatggttgctaagatgttcactgtatgttttaaaaaggttaacttgaattcttggaataaacattgttttgccttaaaaaatacgtttccatttctgctgtaccacacctgaagagtgggccgtgtgctccccataccacaatctagtaaaagttgtgggtcaggtgaactccatgatacactttggggttctctaaaccctggcccacaacaggtTACAGAATGGAACCAACCCGAAACTGACAGAATTACTCCACAGAGTCGGCGTCCACTGAAGTTGCTCATTGCACTCCTTTTGTGCAGtaatcaagtctacaccaaccctttgaaagaccaccctacctaggcccaatcccccaacctatccctgcaaccccacccaacctttggacaccaaaagggcaatttagcacggccaatccacccaacatgcacaCCTGATATTACAAGTCTGGAAATAATAAAAAAAGGTGTCATTACAGAACCATGAATAATatttctaatctgtaccatataacaataCTGGAAATATCTCTGTCCTCATTGAATCAGAGTTTTTTTTTACAGCAGAGCAAGAGGcacttcagcccatcatgcctgtgccggccaccaagcacctatctattctaatccgatTTTCCAGTACTTGGTCAACAACATTGTAAGCTTtggcgtttcaaatgctcatctaaatgcttcttcaatgttgtgagggttcccgcctctaccagactttcaggcagcgagttccagattcccaccaccctctggtgaaaatgtttttcctcaaatcccctgctCGTCACGTTAACTTTAttccctctggttactgacccgtcTACTAATGGGTTTCTTCCTATCTTGTCTAGTTATGTCCTTCATAACTTTGTATACCTCAATCACATACCCCTCAGCCCCCTTTGCTCTCAGGAAAACAACTCCTAactagcctctcttcatagctgtaacacccaggcaacatgctggttaatctcctctgcaacctttcgaGTGCAATCACACTCTTCCTCTAGTGTGGCAACCAGACTGCTGACAGTACTCTAGCTGTAGTTTAACGAGTGTTTtatgcagctccatcataacctccctgctcttaatttAATACCTTAGATAATAGTAGTATCCAatatcccaggttagattcccggcttgggtcactgtctatgcagagtctgcatgttctccccgtgtctgcgtcggtttcctccgggtgatccggtttcctcccacagtccaaagatgtgtacgttaggtagatttgctatgctaaattgctcttagtgaccaaaagggttaggtggggttactggggtacagagataggatggaggtgtgggctgaggtagagtgctctttccaagagccggtgcagactcgatgggccgaatggcctccttctgcaccgaaaATTTTATGTAATATGTAATCTATGTGATATCTCTTATCTACCTTCAGTGATCTATGGAGAtgcaccccaaggtctctctggtcTTCGGTTCTTCCTGGGGccataccattcattgtatatctcATTGCCttgttagcccttccaaaatgcatttcctcacacttttcaggatttaattatatttgccactgttctgcccatctaaccagcctgtcAATATAGTCCTGTAATCTAAGGATTTCCTCATCTGTATATAACCACACCACCAAATTGTGTCATCTACGAacttatcatacctcctacattcacgtcCAGATCATGAATGTACACTACAaatagcaagggacccagcactgatcccatcgGAACACCAATGGACAAggacaaccttcaaccatcaccttCTGTCACTAACTCAATTTTGGatctaatttgccaaattgccctgaatcccattggctcttaccttcttgaccaaTCGCCCACGtgaaaccttgtcaaaagccttactagaATCCatttagactacatcaactgcacaaccTTCACCTACACACCAAGTCACCTCCTTAAAAATTaattcaaatttgtgagacatgatctccccctgacaaaaccatgctgactatcctggagtAATTCTTGCCTCCCCaattggagattaattctgtccctcagaatttattCCAGTAGTTACCTGACCACTGAAGTTGGACTTATTGTCCTGTGATTTCATGGCTTTTCCCGACTTACCTTGATGAATAATGGCCTCACATTAGCTGACCCCAGTCCCCTGGCACCACTGCTGTGAAatttgaaaattattgtcagagcctctgcaatctcctcccttgcctcccacaacagcctgggaaacatctcatctgggcctgggttTTAAACATGTCAACAATTCAAGGTCAGaatgaggaaagaaatggaaagtgggagaaaaataaagtgttttacttacAGAGGAGAAAGTTTTCGTCTGTGTGAAACTCGGTCTTCattcagagaggagcagcagatttgCTAAGCAGACAGTGGAGGAAGTTGCGTTCAGCCATTGACACAAACCCCAGACTCTGATTTAATGGAGGACCTCATTGGTCAATCTCCCTCATGTAGACAATGAGGAGGCCAATCGCAAGCCCACTCTGGCAGTGGGCGGGGCTTTCACCGCCAGCCGCTTTCAGCTGGATTTGTGATGTGGGCTGGGGACGAGACGTCACAATGGCGCGCTGCCAGAATCAGCCAATAGCAATCATTTTGCTACGTGGGGGCGTCACTGGCTTCCAATGCGCTGGCCCTGCCCCCACCTAGTgttgcccccccccatcctccagacAACTGGCTGAcgtctccggccagagcgagaagccgctcagTGACCTCCCCCttccccgggactgcgcatgtgcgggagagtGTTTACCCCGTAAACCGTCATGATGAAGGGTTGATCAATGGGGAGAGTTGGGGACCGGCAGGGCCCTGGACCTTCAGCCAATCAGCGCGCGGGCTTTGCAGAATGctaattgagcttcacacagacagaaatctcctcctgtctccaacatctgggagtaaaacactttcctttctccccctttccatttcttttctcattctcaccttcaattggtgacttgcagcaactgaagtgaaaggaagtgaatccagggagggtgcagactctgcaaagcttggcccaggtctctctcttaaagacattgacatcctttgctccctcagcttgacacatttatttgtctggataaaaggatggtctctttcccaatgttcacaattaaagggttggtttccccaggagattagaatttttatagattatagaatccctgcactgcagaagaccattcggccc
This portion of the Scyliorhinus torazame isolate Kashiwa2021f chromosome 5, sScyTor2.1, whole genome shotgun sequence genome encodes:
- the LOC140417942 gene encoding uncharacterized protein, which translates into the protein MEMWGLWEGVQSPVSWKFIDAVTRERPFTCPECGKGFSHLFAPQSHQRLHTGERPFTCSECGRGFRHSSAQLIHQVLHTGERPFSCSVCGKRFTQSSHLHTHQLVHTGERPFTCSQCGKGFSDSSHHHPVSSHHPKIMQIRCYLKLERHKDISTMEKPWKCGDCGKAFKSPSALDIHQRIHTGEKPFSCSVCGKGFTQSSTLLRHNVTHTNERPFKFRKSSKLCLHQRVHIRERPFICSVCGKGFSQSSSLLRHNVTHTNERPFKCSDCGSGFKRAADLMIHQRAHTEERPYSCSHCSKRFRKSSNLRTHQRVHTGERPFTCTECGMGFSHSSSLWKHKRVHTGEKPFTCSMCDKGFSQLSHLQKHQRVHTGERPYTCSECGKGFTQSSHLQRHQRVHK